In a single window of the Labrus mixtus chromosome 20, fLabMix1.1, whole genome shotgun sequence genome:
- the evplb gene encoding envoplakin — MSNKKEYSPVKLSKSQANELAVVIARMQSNADQVEKDILRAEELLAEDSERDVKKKSLIHQKVNSESLAQAEKLLKDLFMDVDKSKRLHHPQAEEIEKDVKNLHERWVNNCAVYRKLYDRKPTFEPTQKISWGPLLDEKQKQLNAEPYGPKLSDVEKQIAAHNILNRSIEDYSSQLQPSTTSKDQYPALKEKYANLYESSQKRKNHLASLYDYMQSCNKELGYLSGQQDRILKRDWSDRMVDPRGVRMEYEKFKTNGLIAHESEVNKLQKEGETLIGKKHPGSVAVKAHMETVQTEWQGFLNLCLAQETHLDNIDDYKKFQLDAETLSDSLQRLNTSLDPKSLANKSNAEALIVIEGDEPAVKRNEDRVAALQELSSTVAPLKSRRVQPTKPTTVVSLCDWEDEEDTVRRGDMLKLKSNSDNKNWVLQNASGETKTLPGACFMIPPPDDEAMETLNSLDRALTGLKSRRSALLTSLKNPTVEAVRPQKAATVQSAPEDPRAAQLASELDRINKALERTEKEILNRLRSPLDNINPTEDLAKRLQEHEKSALTVRKLEAEKSAVQREMEPILAKKPLGPTASTLPVKLSGTNNKLDDIYSLLNLYSKKATASMYLEKQIKNVDGIVSGYEEQLTKDGTILNQPNALQSRNQQLQAVRKDVAAKKDVLNKLGKDLDLTQQACSSLQQSFKEYCPDIQRQENEVKRLKNRYATVNNQLQDRSALLKDGTNKNQDFQNAVHSLDFFLVNLPDNKIKASDDVARITAKQNSQKRVMEDIKKKSDDLNQVKLLSRDLQNVLNEYDIKSNTYRGTLRSGDDGDDDDDEDDEPVPKKLQTLTMAQAVQRKEKDLLNLYAEVSAENSQRLNQLETAKSIKARNDERVNQVVVSQQLQMQSQKKDLEASDSLKNELAEEIARRLLAEKNLETYRARFVSLKSRRGVERFQEKEVVEYYREPKLEVELESLRKRVQEESFKRSRTHSEIEIFNERIIKLELQLTKVVPKLVNKVVTEYERDPQLDKEAAKMREEMQRLRLELQTRDTETVHVKTQLTVLSQQKPKVRETVVKKEVVRLEKDPQMLKAVLTFKSEISDSESRVKELNDNIFRIRSQINTLERVIPTIQPKIVSKVVKQVQQDPETVEESKKLRIAVEEEREENTILLRDLTTLQLRYSEVEKLRSKVEVKEVINEIFRVDPDTEVQLVRLKKELQDTNRNCTDIEREITSVMTTLTAQRSQKPKVEFKEVTQEVIIEEKSPEVIRELQRLNNQVSRVQLNCETTLELLIRLRKERDDLKAEKSKVEMKLVNKELIKYENDPLIEKEADRLRRNLREEIQQRRSMEEIIFDLQNQYILLERQKPEEKIVMQEMVRLQKDPKQILEHEKLNKSLDEEMKNRRKLELEVRQLRSLVQDKQSTLSQMDDRHKKIQVESELRQIKARILELENFPAPVEEKIVIEEVLKVERDPNLEKLDDELRITLETESTNLSRLEREIRNLRHQLVILQKEKSLEKVVYREVVRVEKDPGVEAEREHLRELVTQERNLRRNLEDNVQNLTIKLTHLQSSKSLTSHEETTRAGNRDALKREKEDLLKQLKMLESERHSISITFQQQSKLLSERNQMARQRTLKSSSEVQRLETEILNEKDRINQKEALIFELQNSIKTEEQTETHTRETNLSTKITIMDPETGKDMCPYEAYVAGLIDRNQYIHLSELECDWEEITSTGKDGDTTILQDRKSGMQYPVKDALREGRLTQYDLMRYKEGKMPISEFALLVVGESKKPFLPPITTPRSPTKAAPPSPLNTMPTSLRSSLPNLNSNMNSTLNSHHSGSTKDLTAAAGDENFPISGVYDTTTDSRMSVRSALTRQLIDANTALKLLEAQAASGGIVDLNKKDKLSVHKAAQQGLIDQGQMYKLLNAQKAFTGVEDPTTKARLPVGPAAQKGYIPAENARRYMEAQYLTGGLVDPSKAGRLTLQEALDANMIDSKTGKELQDEASYNKELVDPISKEKISYKQAMDRCTKDVSTGLLLLPVASSKALNTPSYSNYRFNSPYRM; from the exons ATGTCGAACAAAAAGGAATACAGTCCCGTGAAACTCAGCAA gagtcAGGCCAACGAGCTCGCTGTGGTGATCGCTCGTATGCAGAGCAATGCAGACCAGGTGGAGAAAGACATCCTGAGAGCAGAGGAGCTGTTGGCTGAG gactcagagcgagatgtgaagaagaagagtctGATCCACCAGAAGGTGAACTCAGAAAGCCTGGCGCAGGCCGAGAAGCTGCTGAAGGATCTCTTCATGGACGTGGACAAGTCCAAGAGGCTGCACCACCCGCAGGCGGAGGAGATCGAGAAGGA cgTGAAAAATCTGCACGAGCGCTGGGTGAACAACTGCGCCGTCTACAGGAAACTCTACGACCGCAAGCCAACCTTTGAGCCCACACAGAAGATCAGCTGGGGtcctctgctggatgaaaaacaG aaacagtTGAATGCAGAGCCGTACGGCCCCAAACTGTCCGACGTCGAGAAGCAGATCGCAGCACACAACATCCTGAACCGCTCCATCGAGGACTACAGCTCCCAGCTGCAGCCCAGCACCACCTCCAAG GACCAGTACCCCGCTCTCAAGGAGAAATACGCCAACCTTTAC GAGAGCTCCCAGAAGAGGAAAAACCACCTGGCCTCTCTGTATGACTACATGCAGAGCTGCAATAAGGAGCTGGGCTACCTGTCGGGCCAGCAGGATAGGATCCTGAAGAGGGACTGGAGCGATCGCATGGTGGACCCCCGGGGCGTCCGCATGGAGTACGAG AAATTCAAAACAAACGGCCTGATCGCTCACGAGAGCGAGGTCAACAAGCTGCAGAAGGAAGGAGAGACTCTCATTGGGAAAAAACATCCGGGCAGCGTGGCAGTAAAG GCTCACATGGAAACTGTGCAAACAGAGTGGCAAGGTTTCCTCAACCTGTGTCTGGCTCAGGAGACTCACCTGGACAACATCGACGACTACAAGAAG TTCCAGCTGGATGCGGAGACGCTGTCCGACTCCCTGCAGAGACTCAACACCTCTCTGGACCCAAAGTCTCTGGCTAACAAGAGCAACGCCGAGGCCCTGATCGTGATAGAG gGAGACGAACCCGCAGTGAAGAGGAACGAGGACCGCGTGGCCGCCCTCCAAGAGCTCAGCAGCACCGTCGCTCCTCTCAAGTCACGTCGAGTTCAGCCCACTAAACCCACAACAGTCGTGTCCCTATGCGACtgggaggacgaggag gacaCGGTGAGGCGTGGTGATATGCTCAAACTAAAGTCCAACTCTGATAATAAGAACTGGGTGCTTCAGAACGCCAGTGGAGAGACAAAAACCCTCCCTGGGGCGTGTTTCATGATCCCGCCGCCGGATGATGAGGCCATGGAGACGTTAAACAG tctggaCAGAGCTCTGACGGGCCTGAAGAGTCGTAGATCCGCCCTCTTAACCTCCCTGAAGAACCCCACCGTGGAGGCGGTGCGGCCTCAGAAGGCAG CCACCGTACAAAGTGCTCCTGAGGATCCCCGGGCTGCACAGCTGGCGAGTGAACTCGACCGGATCAACAAAGCGCTGGAACGGACCGAAAAAGAAATCCTCAATCGACTCCGGTCTCCGCTGGACAACATTAACCCCACAGAGGACCTGGCAAAACGGCTGCAGGAGCACGAG AAATCTGCTCTGACGGTGAGGAAGCTGGAGGCGGAGAAGTCTGCGGTCCAGAGAGAGATGGAACCAATCCTGGCAAAGAAACCGCTCGGACCGACCGCCTCCACCCTGCCCGTCAAACTCAGCGGCACCAACAACAAGCTCGATGACATCTACTCGCTTCTCAATCTTTACAgcaaaaa AGCTACGGCCTCCATGTACCTCGAGAAGCAGATCAAGAACGTGGACGGCATCGTCTCTGGTTACGAGGAGCAGCTCACTAAAGATGGCACCATCCTCAATCAACCTAACGCCCTTCAGAGTCGCaaccagcagctgcag GCTGTACGTAAGGATGTCGCTGCCAAGAAGGATGTTCTGAATAAATTAGGTAAAGACCTCGACCTGACGCAACAAGCATGCAGCTCCCTGCAGCAGAGCTTCAAAGAATACTGTCCTGACATCCAGCGTCAGGAGAACGAGGTGAAACGGCTGAAGAACCGCTACGCGACGGTCAACAATCAGCTTCAGGACAG ATCTGCTCTCCTAAAGGACGGGACCAATAAAAACCAAGACTTCCAGAACGCCGTTCATTCGCTGGATTTCTTCCTGGTTAATCTTCCCGACAATAAAATCAAAGCGAGCGATGATGTGGCGCGGATCACAGCCAAGCAGAACTCCCAGAAG CGAGTGATGGAGGACATCAAGAAGAAGTCGGATGATTTAAACCAAGTCAAGCTTCTTTCCCGTGACCTGCAGAACGTCCTCAAC gaGTACGATATAAAGTCGAACACTTACCGCGGCACTCTGAGGAGCGGCGATGACggcgatgatgatgacgatgaagaCGACGAACCAGTCCCAAAGAAACTGCAAACTTTGACTATGGCTCAAGCTGTGCAGAGAAAG GAGAAAGATCTCCTGAACCTTTACGCTGAGGTCTCTGCAGAAAACAGCCAGCGTCTCAACCAGCTGGAGACGGCAAAGAGCATCAAGGCCAGG AATGACGAGAGAGTGAACCAGGTGGTCGtcagtcagcagctgcagatgcAGAGCCAGAAGAAGGACCTGGAGGCGAGTGATAGCCTGAAAAACGAATTAGCTGAGGAGATTGCCAGACGCTTACTTGCAGAAAAAAACCTGGAAACATACCGTGCAAGGTTTGTGTCTCtgaagagcaggagaggggTGGAGAGGTttcaggagaaggaggtggTGGAGTACTACCGAGAGCCCAAACTGGAGGTGGAACTGGAGTCTCTGAGGAAAAGGGTCCAGGAGGAATCATTTAAGAGATCACGCACCCACTCGGAGATAGAGATCTTCAACGAGAGGATTATCAAACTGGAGCTGCAGCTGACCAAAGTCGTACCCAAACTAGTGAACAAGGTGGTGACTGAATACGAGAGAGACCCTCAGCTCGACAAAGAAGCCGCAAAGATGAGAGAAGAGATGCAGAGGCTGCGGCTCGAGCTCCAGACGAGGGATACCGAGACGGTCCATGTGAAAACTCAGCTCACCGTTCTGTCTCAGCAGAAACCAAAAGTCAGGGAGACGGTGGTGAAGAAAGAAGTGGTGAGGCTGGAAAAGGATCCACAGATGCTGAAAGCCGTTCTCACCTTCAAGAGCGAAATCTCTGATTCTGAATCTCGAGTGAAGGAGCTCAACGATAACATCTTTAGAATAAGGAGCCAGATAAACACGCTGGAGAGGGTCATTCCCACCATCCAGCCCAAGATAGTCAGCAAGGTGGTGAAACAGGTTCAACAAGATCCAGAAACCGTGGAGGAGTCGAAGAAGCTGCGCATCGCcgtggaagaggagagagaggagaacaccATCTTGCTGAGGGATCTGACCACGCTTCAGCTGCGCTACAGTGAAGTGGAGAAGCTCCGATCTAAAGTCGAGGTGAAGGAGGTGATCAATGAGATCTTCAGAGTGGATCCTGATACAGAAGTCCAGCTGGTGCGTCTGAAGAAAGAGCTGCAGGACACTAATCGTAACTGCACGGACATAGAGAGGGAAATCACCTCTGTGATGACGACTCTGACCGCCCAGCGCAGCCAGAAACCCAAAGTGGAGTTCAAGGAGGTGACCCAGGAGGTGATCATCGAGGAGAAGAGCCCCGAGGTCATCAGGGAGTTGCAACGGCTGAACAACCAAGTGTCCCGCGTGCAACTGAACTGCGAGACCACCCTGGAGCTGCTGATCCGCCTGCGCAAAGAGAGGGACGACTTGAAGGCGGAGAAATCAAAGGTGGAGATGAAGCTGGTCAACAAAGAGCTCATCAAATATGAGAACGATCCTCTCATTGAGAAGGAGGCGGACAGACTCCGGAGGAATCTCAGAGAGGAGATTCAGCAGCGCCGCAGTATGGAGGAGATCATCTTTGACCTTCAGAACCAGTACATCCTCCTGGAGAGGCAGAAACCGGAGGAGAAGATCGTGATGCAGGAGATGGTGCGTCTTCAGAAGGACCCCAAGCAGATCCTGGAACATGAGAAGTTGAACAAGTCCCTGGACGAGGAAATGAAGAACCGCAGAAAGCTGGAGTTAGAGGTCAGACAGCTCAGATCCCTGGTTCAAGACAAACAGAGCACCCTGTCTCAGATGGACGACCGCCACAAGAAGATTCAGGTAGAGTCTGAGCTCAGGCAGATCAAAGCTCGCATCCTCGAATTAGAAAACTTTCCGGCGCCCGTCGAGGAAAAGATTGTCATCGAGGAGGTCCTCAAAGTGGAGAGAGATCCCAATCTGGAAAAACTTGACGATGAATTACGCATCACTTTGGAGACTGAAAGCACCAATCTTAGTCGTCTGGAGAGAGAAATCCGAAACCTGAGGCACCAGTTGGTCATTCTGCAGAAGGAGAAGTCACTGGAGAAAGTTGTTTACAGGGAAGTTGTCCGCGTAGAGAAGGACCCAGGAGTCGAGGCCGAGAGGGAacatctgagagagctggtgaCGCAGGAGAGAAATCTCAGACGGAACCTGGAGGACAACGTGCAGAACCTTACCATCAAACTGACCCATCTGCAGTCGTCAAAGTCTCTGACTTCACACGAGGAGACAACGCGCGCTGGCAACAGAGACGCTCTGAAGAGGGAGAAGGAAGATCTCctcaaacagctcaaaatgcTAGAGTCCGAACGACACAGCATCAGCATTACCTTCCAGCAACAGTCCAAGCTGTTGAGCGAGAGGAACCAGATGGCGCGGCAGAGGACTCTGAAGTCCTCCTCGGAAGTTCAACGTCTGGAGACAGAAATCCTCAACGAGAAAGACAGAATCAACCAGAAAGAGGCCCTCATATTCGAGCTGCAGAACAGCATCAAGACAGAAGAGCAGACTGAGACTCACACCAGAGAGACCAACCTGTCCACCAAGATCACCATCATGGACCCAGAAACTGGTAAAGACATGTGTCCCTATGAAGCCTACGTGGCGGGGCTGATTGATCGCAACCAGTACATCCACCTGTCAGAGCTGGAGTGTGACTGGGAGGAGATCACCTCAACGGGCAAAGATGGGGACACAACGATTCTGCAGGATCGTAAGAGTGGGATGCAGTACCCTGTGAAGGATGCTCTGAGGGAAGGTCGACTGACTCAGTATGATTTGATGCGCTACAAGGAAGGGAAAATGCCCATTTCTGAGTTCGCCCTGCTTGTTGTCGGAGAATCCAAAAAGCCTTTTCTTCCACCGATAACGACTCCACGATCCCCCACCAAAGCCGCCCCGCCCTCTCCTCTGAACACCATGCCTACCTCCCTGCGCTCCTCCCTCCCCAACCTCAACTCCAACATGAACTCCACCCTGAACTCGCACCACAGCGGCAGCACCAAAGACCTCACTGCCGCGGCAGGAGACGAGAACTTTCCCATCTCTGGTGTTTATGACACCACCACTGACAGCCGCATGTCCGTAAGAAGCGCCCTGACCCGCCAGCTCATTGACGCCAACACGGCTCTGAAGCTGCTGGAGGCACAGGCTGCCTCCGGAGGAATCGTCGATCTCAACAAAAAGGACAAACTCTCCGTCCACAAGGCGGCTCAGCAAGGCCTCATCGACCAGGGTCAAATGTACAAGCTCCTGAACGCTCAGAAAGCTTTCACTGGAGTAGAAGATCCCACGACCAAAGCGCGTCTACCAGTGGGACCCGCAGCCCAGAAAGGTTATATCCCTGCAGAGAACGCAAGAAGGTACATGGAGGCTCAGTACCTGACCGGCGGGCTGGTGGATCCCTCTAAAGCGGGCCGCCTCACCTTGCAAGAAGCTCTCGACGCCAATATGATCGACAGCAAAACTGGCaaagagctgcaggacgaggcTTCCTACAACAAAGAGCTGGTCGACCCGATCAGTAAGGAGAAGATCTCGTACAAGCAGGCGATGGATCGGTGTACAAAAGACGTCAGCacggggctgctgctgcttcctgtcgCCTCCAGCAAGGCTTTAAACACCCCGTCATACTCAAACTACCGCTTCAACTCGCCCTACAGAATGTAG